One Eubacteriales bacterium mix99 genomic window carries:
- a CDS encoding acyltransferase — protein MRKHYLDNIRWATVLLVLVYHVFYLFNGVGVLGGVGSFSGTQYQDAVLYFVYPWFMVLLFLIAGISSRYALEHRSHKQFIKERTVKLLVPSTLGLFVFQWMVGYLNIKLGGAWDMIPAFVRYPVMVISGIGPLWFIQMLWLFSLLLVLIRKIDAKDKFYTLCGKCNLFVVLLLFLPLWGASQILNMPVITTDRFGIYFVAFLIGYFIFAHDDIQDKVHKIHLPMLIIAVLTGIAYTVYYFGRNYADDACLKSIFTSAYLWAAILAILGCGKAWFNKTSKFAAYMTKSSFGIYIVHYLVVLAACYFLKFYTALPVFTVYLIAIFAVLIISPALYELLKRIPILRYLILGLRGEDLKSSKQILA, from the coding sequence ATGAGAAAACACTATCTGGACAATATCCGCTGGGCTACTGTTTTGCTGGTCCTGGTTTACCACGTTTTTTATCTGTTCAACGGTGTAGGCGTGCTTGGTGGTGTTGGCAGCTTTTCGGGGACACAGTACCAGGATGCTGTGCTGTATTTCGTATATCCGTGGTTCATGGTACTGTTGTTTCTGATTGCCGGAATCAGTTCCCGATACGCGTTGGAGCATCGAAGTCATAAGCAGTTTATAAAGGAAAGAACCGTGAAGCTGCTTGTTCCGTCTACTCTTGGACTCTTCGTGTTTCAATGGATGGTTGGTTACCTAAATATAAAACTCGGTGGTGCGTGGGATATGATTCCGGCATTCGTCCGCTACCCCGTCATGGTCATTTCCGGGATTGGACCGCTATGGTTTATCCAGATGCTGTGGCTGTTCTCATTGCTGCTTGTGCTGATTCGGAAAATCGACGCTAAGGATAAATTCTACACGCTCTGCGGAAAGTGTAATCTTTTCGTGGTCCTGTTGCTTTTCCTTCCTCTCTGGGGAGCGTCACAGATTCTCAATATGCCGGTTATTACGACTGATCGCTTCGGTATTTACTTTGTCGCATTTTTGATCGGGTATTTCATATTCGCTCATGATGACATTCAGGACAAAGTGCATAAGATTCACCTGCCGATGCTGATTATCGCTGTTTTAACGGGGATTGCTTATACGGTTTATTATTTCGGTCGGAATTATGCGGATGATGCCTGTCTGAAAAGCATTTTCACCAGTGCTTACCTCTGGGCCGCGATTCTTGCGATTCTGGGCTGCGGGAAGGCCTGGTTCAACAAGACATCGAAATTTGCAGCTTATATGACAAAATCGAGCTTTGGTATTTACATCGTCCACTATCTTGTTGTCCTTGCCGCTTGCTATTTTCTGAAGTTCTATACAGCCTTGCCTGTATTTACCGTTTATCTGATTGCCATTTTCGCAGTCCTTATCATTTCTCCCGCTTTATACGAGCTGCTGAAGCGCATCCCGATTCTGAGATATCTGATTCTTGGTCTCCGAGGGGAGGATCTAAAGAGCAGTAAGCAGATATTAGCATAG
- a CDS encoding AbrB/MazE/SpoVT family DNA-binding domain-containing protein, with translation MNTKREKYAWTVTVGEKGQIVIPKQARDVFGIKPGDALIMLADDKKGIAIPPKESFAELAAKIFEDKAEN, from the coding sequence ATGAATACAAAAAGGGAAAAATATGCCTGGACGGTTACTGTTGGGGAAAAGGGGCAGATCGTGATTCCGAAGCAGGCAAGAGACGTATTTGGCATCAAACCGGGGGATGCCTTAATCATGCTTGCCGATGACAAGAAAGGCATTGCCATTCCGCCCAAAGAAAGCTTTGCCGAGCTTGCAGCAAAAATCTTTGAAGATAAGGCGGAGAATTGA
- a CDS encoding AAA family ATPase: MHLKRLYIGDFGLFRNQALENLSPGMIVIGGRNRAGKSTFGKILKYLGYGFSRGGALPPPHVRYQVEADAAGSGKPDEESENKDSRQGEDEQAVVHIRLDGQAEPVCVRSAGEDSSHGSTVSVRELYPLHAFSYQNLFFISLDQLTKVPEGMNNQEAVRLHSILLGAGLSDLAGIPQMESRFRKEARAIGGKTGSLTNKGFRPYMQQIREGMEQRKQALAQVEEYRDGQKRLSSLQEKLKGQKDRQRLQQANLEILECLKNNYDVFEEVSQTAAALEQQEGKSAAADFPLENRNAVQLQYDRYRELDQQWQEQSIRFCGSRKKGEETGRLIALLLKNRRKLENFHNGLSGLQERWDRCAKLQEKVSEGKDQLLIRMRRFNPVWTEKDLDRILDFSLGVVEESTLAGAVSRWQQSGEQLRQMEYRKDEVRLETERLKKQKAEWKTSLPSANWKVYLLTSLISAVLGIAVYHFHPAAGLFLGLFGIAGSALFVFFKSLGQKEAGVKQKELDSRLSGCMVQEKEWDDKMESQRREQDEAKKTLSAARKELQLPEPAEPEGILDAYRALADLQERVHRYFMDREEWEELSARLYVALTEMETVLTECEECWQSEEEGSLPDGEGHGEQTSADFRLDPIRWQMLRSDLEKWYDRMKQAVALNNLYGEKRHTEETLRRLMMESDKSDEKEPAEKESAGEGRQPGEPEDRDALPQEMESSKSLDQMVEAYLALCAGREEFLALRRKMDSLVHNLNRAASADRLKAAVSLVNPQGRDTVRYFFTCYEQYSSREALHAVYEKKSLEVRGLEEQIELNRETIQKTKSELERLALTSELEQAHNRIQQGRDGLYPVARQYAVWKAAAWLCQDIRSRFMGNKREELLKNADSLLEELTSGEYDRILPNEDLRNPDFSFSLADGSVESSTDVLSRGTREQVFLAVRLGRIMEIKPAMPIILDDSFANFDPLHLERAVSILCRISRTHQIFILTCHPHLIHQIMETGEPCQYWQLEHGQFSRSDGDSLMRHLR; the protein is encoded by the coding sequence ATGCACTTAAAAAGACTGTACATCGGGGACTTTGGCCTGTTCCGCAATCAGGCCCTGGAGAATCTGAGCCCCGGGATGATTGTCATAGGCGGCCGCAACCGGGCGGGGAAGAGTACCTTCGGAAAGATACTGAAGTATCTTGGATATGGATTTTCCAGAGGCGGGGCACTGCCTCCGCCCCACGTCCGCTATCAGGTGGAGGCGGATGCTGCAGGGAGCGGGAAACCCGATGAAGAATCAGAGAATAAGGATTCCCGGCAAGGGGAAGACGAACAGGCAGTGGTTCATATCCGGCTGGACGGGCAGGCAGAACCGGTCTGCGTCCGCTCGGCGGGGGAGGATTCCTCCCATGGATCCACTGTGTCTGTGAGGGAACTTTATCCATTGCACGCGTTTTCCTATCAGAATTTGTTTTTCATCAGTCTGGATCAGCTGACCAAAGTACCGGAAGGAATGAATAATCAGGAAGCGGTGCGGCTTCATTCGATCCTTCTGGGGGCGGGACTGTCTGATCTGGCCGGGATTCCGCAGATGGAAAGCCGGTTTCGTAAGGAAGCCCGGGCCATTGGAGGGAAAACAGGCAGTCTGACCAACAAGGGATTTCGTCCGTACATGCAGCAAATCAGGGAAGGCATGGAGCAAAGGAAACAGGCGCTGGCCCAGGTGGAAGAGTACCGGGACGGGCAGAAACGTCTTTCCTCCCTGCAGGAGAAGCTGAAAGGGCAGAAGGACCGTCAGCGTCTGCAGCAGGCCAATCTGGAAATTCTGGAGTGCCTGAAAAACAATTATGATGTTTTTGAGGAGGTCAGTCAGACTGCTGCGGCCCTGGAACAGCAGGAAGGGAAGTCCGCTGCGGCAGATTTTCCCCTGGAGAACCGGAATGCCGTTCAATTGCAGTATGACCGGTATCGGGAACTGGATCAGCAATGGCAGGAACAATCCATCCGATTTTGCGGAAGCCGGAAAAAGGGAGAAGAGACGGGCCGGCTGATTGCGCTTCTGTTGAAAAACAGGAGGAAACTGGAAAACTTCCATAACGGGCTATCCGGTCTCCAGGAGCGTTGGGATCGCTGTGCAAAATTGCAGGAGAAGGTTTCAGAGGGAAAGGATCAATTGCTGATTCGCATGAGGCGGTTCAACCCTGTCTGGACGGAAAAGGATCTGGACCGGATCCTGGACTTTTCCCTGGGGGTTGTGGAGGAAAGTACCCTCGCCGGCGCCGTATCACGCTGGCAGCAGTCCGGGGAGCAGCTGCGGCAGATGGAATATCGGAAGGACGAAGTCCGTCTTGAGACGGAACGGCTGAAAAAGCAGAAGGCGGAATGGAAGACGTCTCTTCCTTCCGCCAATTGGAAGGTTTATCTGCTCACCTCTTTGATATCTGCTGTTCTTGGAATTGCCGTGTATCATTTTCACCCCGCCGCCGGCTTGTTTCTGGGCCTCTTTGGAATTGCCGGCTCGGCTCTGTTTGTCTTTTTCAAAAGCCTGGGGCAAAAGGAAGCCGGCGTGAAGCAGAAGGAACTGGATTCCCGGCTGTCCGGCTGCATGGTGCAGGAGAAGGAATGGGACGATAAAATGGAATCGCAGCGCCGGGAGCAGGACGAAGCGAAAAAGACTCTGTCTGCAGCCCGGAAGGAATTGCAGCTGCCGGAACCCGCGGAACCGGAAGGCATCCTGGATGCTTACCGGGCATTGGCGGACCTTCAGGAAAGGGTTCACCGATATTTCATGGATCGGGAGGAATGGGAAGAACTGTCTGCCAGACTGTATGTTGCCCTGACGGAGATGGAAACCGTTTTGACGGAATGTGAGGAATGCTGGCAGAGCGAAGAGGAAGGAAGTCTTCCGGATGGGGAAGGCCATGGGGAGCAGACGTCCGCCGACTTCCGGCTTGACCCGATCCGTTGGCAGATGCTGCGTTCGGATCTGGAGAAGTGGTATGACAGAATGAAGCAGGCCGTGGCCCTGAATAATCTGTATGGAGAGAAGAGACATACGGAGGAAACGCTGCGGCGGCTGATGATGGAATCCGATAAGTCCGATGAAAAAGAACCTGCTGAAAAAGAATCTGCCGGGGAAGGGAGACAGCCCGGGGAGCCTGAGGATCGTGATGCCCTTCCGCAGGAGATGGAGTCATCGAAGTCCCTGGATCAAATGGTGGAAGCCTATTTGGCTCTGTGTGCGGGTAGGGAGGAATTCCTGGCCTTAAGGCGGAAGATGGATTCCCTTGTCCATAACCTGAACCGGGCAGCTTCGGCAGACCGCCTGAAAGCTGCGGTTTCCCTGGTGAATCCCCAGGGAAGAGATACGGTCCGCTACTTCTTTACATGCTATGAACAGTATTCTTCCCGGGAAGCCCTCCATGCGGTATATGAAAAGAAGTCCCTGGAAGTCCGGGGACTGGAGGAGCAGATCGAACTAAACAGGGAAACGATACAGAAAACAAAAAGCGAGTTGGAAAGACTGGCTCTGACATCCGAGCTGGAGCAGGCCCATAACCGGATTCAGCAGGGGCGGGACGGGCTGTATCCGGTTGCCCGGCAGTATGCCGTATGGAAAGCGGCAGCCTGGCTGTGTCAGGATATCCGAAGCCGGTTCATGGGGAATAAGCGGGAGGAGCTTCTGAAAAATGCTGACAGCCTGTTGGAAGAACTCACCTCCGGGGAATATGACCGGATTCTTCCCAATGAGGATCTTCGGAATCCGGATTTCTCCTTTTCCCTGGCGGATGGATCTGTTGAGAGCAGTACTGATGTCCTGAGCCGCGGGACCAGGGAGCAGGTATTTCTGGCTGTGCGGCTGGGCAGGATTATGGAGATCAAACCGGCAATGCCCATCATTCTGGACGATTCCTTTGCCAATTTTGATCCGCTGCATCTGGAACGGGCAGTTTCGATTCTGTGCCGCATAAGCCGGACACACCAGATATTTATCCTGACCTGCCATCCTCATCTGATCCATCAGATCATGGAAACCGGAGAACCGTGCCAGTATTGGCAGCTGGAGCACGGACAGTTCTCCCGGTCTGATGGGGATTCGCTCATGAGACATCTGCGGTGA
- a CDS encoding DNA repair exonuclease has translation MSRFRFIHAADVHLGSMLHMDGAQDTALASWCREATYTAFDRLCRIAVDSDARFLLISGDLYDRESRSVRASRFFADACGMLNRREIGVYVIAGNHDPLREYHEMFALPPNVHVFQAGEPEVCYVRENGETLAAIVGQSYRNKWESAPMHRGFPAPDEDCFTIAMLHTQMEAGDRKYVPCTPGELAESPFVDYFALGHIHQPVLLKEDKPVIAWSGIPQGRDFGEEGPGGCWLVEVDGTGIAGMQYRMTSPVIYRRVSVDIGGEKLRDAETLSQLEEYLVDCAWNIRNDPVSLPGSHRFSSASCQTGKEEGNGENNPEGYVIRWILTGRGKLHRILGGDRQEIGQELCETLRDRLSGIEPFVWTDSVEFRTGSPVTEEVLNRHEVLRDLLKQSFLSVETEKEARESLIHELGQMWTESLDPEEQDDRKLPLDEETLQAILEDAGQRLIESLAEEGQECT, from the coding sequence ATGAGCAGGTTTCGATTTATTCATGCTGCCGATGTCCATCTTGGCAGCATGCTTCATATGGATGGAGCGCAGGATACGGCTCTGGCATCCTGGTGCAGGGAAGCCACGTATACGGCGTTTGACCGGCTCTGCCGCATTGCAGTGGATTCGGATGCACGGTTTCTTTTGATTTCCGGGGATCTGTATGACCGGGAATCCCGCAGTGTACGGGCCAGCCGGTTCTTTGCCGATGCCTGCGGCATGCTGAACCGCAGGGAAATCGGGGTTTACGTTATTGCGGGGAATCACGATCCTCTGCGGGAATATCATGAGATGTTTGCGCTTCCCCCCAATGTGCATGTTTTTCAGGCGGGGGAACCGGAAGTCTGCTATGTCAGGGAGAACGGGGAAACCCTTGCTGCCATTGTCGGGCAGTCCTATCGGAACAAATGGGAGTCTGCCCCCATGCACCGCGGGTTCCCGGCGCCGGATGAGGACTGTTTTACCATTGCCATGCTGCATACCCAGATGGAGGCCGGGGATCGGAAGTATGTTCCATGTACCCCGGGGGAATTGGCCGAAAGCCCATTTGTGGATTACTTTGCCCTGGGGCATATTCATCAGCCCGTTCTTCTGAAGGAGGACAAGCCGGTCATTGCATGGTCCGGCATTCCGCAGGGCAGGGACTTCGGGGAGGAAGGCCCGGGAGGGTGCTGGCTCGTGGAGGTGGACGGGACAGGGATTGCAGGAATGCAGTACCGGATGACTTCCCCTGTGATCTACCGGCGGGTTTCTGTGGATATCGGAGGGGAAAAGCTGCGGGATGCGGAAACACTGAGTCAGCTGGAGGAATATCTGGTGGACTGTGCCTGGAATATCCGGAACGATCCGGTCTCCCTGCCTGGTTCACATCGGTTTTCGTCTGCCTCATGCCAGACCGGAAAAGAGGAGGGCAATGGGGAAAACAATCCGGAGGGATATGTCATTCGCTGGATCCTCACCGGCCGGGGTAAGCTCCACCGCATTCTGGGCGGCGACCGGCAGGAAATCGGGCAGGAACTGTGTGAAACCCTGCGGGACAGGTTGTCCGGCATCGAGCCTTTTGTGTGGACGGATTCCGTGGAGTTCCGGACGGGCAGTCCGGTCACGGAAGAGGTTTTAAACCGGCATGAAGTTCTCCGGGACCTGCTGAAACAGTCCTTTCTCTCTGTGGAGACAGAGAAAGAGGCAAGGGAAAGCCTTATTCATGAGCTGGGACAGATGTGGACGGAATCCCTGGATCCGGAAGAGCAGGATGACCGGAAGCTGCCATTGGATGAGGAAACCCTTCAGGCGATCCTGGAGGATGCCGGTCAGCGGCTGATTGAAAGCCTGGCGGAGGAGGGACAGGAATGCACTTAA
- a CDS encoding phosphotransferase → MECGKIIGTGNTAVVYEWGEGRALKLFHRGYPEEAVEKEFSNARAICHMDFAKPQAYELIYREGRAGIIYDRVEGQSLLDWVMKTQDVHGCGVYMAGLHKKMLKYTIQNVPNYKEFLERGIKKAAYVLSRQEEMMERLDKLPDGNTFCHGDFHPGNIFLLDGKTTVIDFMNVCHGCFLYDVARTVYLMEYTPVPAEMESKKEFLQLKKSLVTSYLTQMGVSRESIQDYLSVIAAARAGE, encoded by the coding sequence ATGGAATGCGGGAAAATCATCGGAACGGGAAATACGGCAGTTGTATATGAGTGGGGAGAAGGAAGAGCACTCAAGCTTTTTCATCGAGGTTATCCGGAAGAAGCAGTGGAAAAAGAGTTTTCCAACGCGAGGGCAATCTGCCATATGGATTTTGCAAAACCGCAGGCTTATGAGCTTATTTATCGGGAAGGTCGGGCAGGCATTATCTATGATAGAGTCGAAGGTCAATCCTTGCTGGATTGGGTCATGAAAACGCAAGATGTACACGGCTGCGGGGTATATATGGCAGGACTCCACAAGAAAATGCTGAAATATACAATTCAGAATGTCCCGAATTATAAAGAATTCCTGGAACGTGGTATTAAAAAAGCTGCGTATGTTCTGAGCAGGCAGGAAGAAATGATGGAAAGGCTGGATAAACTACCAGATGGCAATACGTTTTGCCATGGTGATTTTCACCCCGGCAATATATTCTTATTGGACGGTAAAACAACCGTTATCGATTTTATGAATGTGTGCCACGGGTGTTTTCTGTACGACGTGGCAAGGACGGTATATCTGATGGAATATACGCCGGTACCAGCTGAAATGGAAAGCAAAAAAGAGTTTCTGCAACTCAAAAAGTCTTTGGTGACCTCTTACCTTACGCAAATGGGAGTTTCCAGAGAAAGCATACAGGATTATTTATCGGTTATTGCCGCAGCCCGGGCAGGGGAATAA
- the radC gene encoding DNA repair protein RadC: MHEGHRERLKKRFLSEGIDGFNQHQVLEMLLFFTIPRRDTNPLAHELIDRYGSLSGVLEADPEDLKKVPGIGPNTAALLSFIPSLCRRYMNDKWKERPRLSSSARAGDYAATLFYGRLYEAFYVICLNTRNEVLYADLVHEGTIDSAPVYPRLIVETALKHQANGIILAHNHPGGSMQPSSADLDATRRIKSACDAISIQVMDHIIVAGTRHFSFADHGLI, from the coding sequence ATGCACGAAGGCCATAGGGAACGGCTTAAAAAACGTTTTCTGTCGGAAGGGATTGATGGATTCAATCAGCACCAGGTTCTTGAAATGCTGCTGTTTTTTACGATTCCGAGGAGGGATACCAACCCGCTTGCGCATGAGCTGATCGATCGGTATGGCTCACTTTCCGGGGTCCTGGAAGCGGACCCGGAGGATTTGAAAAAGGTTCCCGGTATCGGGCCGAATACTGCAGCGCTCCTGTCCTTTATCCCTTCCCTGTGCCGCAGATACATGAATGACAAATGGAAGGAAAGGCCCCGGCTGAGCAGTTCCGCCAGGGCAGGGGACTACGCCGCGACTCTGTTCTATGGCCGGCTGTATGAAGCTTTTTATGTGATTTGTCTGAACACCCGGAACGAGGTCCTTTATGCAGATCTGGTCCATGAGGGGACCATTGATTCCGCTCCTGTCTATCCCAGGCTGATTGTGGAAACGGCCTTGAAGCATCAGGCCAATGGCATCATTCTGGCCCATAATCATCCCGGCGGCAGTATGCAGCCTTCTTCCGCGGATCTGGACGCGACGCGCAGAATCAAGTCTGCCTGTGATGCCATATCCATTCAGGTCATGGATCATATTATTGTGGCAGGCACCCGGCATTTCAGCTTTGCCGATCACGGCCTGATTTAA
- a CDS encoding thioredoxin domain-containing protein has protein sequence MINSIKTPNRLVNEKSPYLLQHAYNPVDWWPWCEEAFAEARQENKPIFLSIGYSTCHWCHVMGRESFEDQGVAGILNRSFVSVKVDREERPDVDAVYMAICQALTGQGGWPLTLLLDTKKRPFYAATYLPKNSRYGMTGLTELLLKVSELWKTSRNRLLESGEQIVEAMREQDRTGYVQEPEKNLLYEAFSAFAHSYDSRFGGFGEAPKFPAAHNLLFLLRYAKEENPAASEMVLHTLDGMYRGGLFDHIGGGFSRYSSDEKWLVPHFEKTLYDNALLVMAYLDAYTQTKESLYTHIVRKTLDYVSRELTAPEGGFYCGQDADSDGEEGKYYLFIPQEILNILGENRGRRFCEWFGITEQGNFEGKNILNLVENANYREINPTMDRCCEKLLSYRARRTFLHKDDKCLTSWNALMITAYVKAYLILEENQYLDTAQKAERFLEEKLSRDDKLFVRWREGVSAGYGKLEDYAFVVWAELMLYQAIFDIRYLKKAVRFADTMCDRFFDDTEGGFYLYARDDERLILRPKETYDGAMPSGNSIAAYVLGKLFKITGEEKWRERSQKQLRYLAGSSGWYPAGHGFAMQAFMDALNPSQELIALSPEQEDLRKLRKLVAAKPNLTVVVKSPENGQELAELSPYTKEYPVTAGHPQFYLCSGNSCAASVDTLQALKW, from the coding sequence GTGATAAATTCAATAAAAACACCCAACAGATTGGTGAATGAGAAATCGCCTTATCTGCTTCAACACGCTTATAATCCTGTGGATTGGTGGCCATGGTGCGAGGAAGCCTTTGCAGAAGCAAGACAGGAGAACAAGCCCATCTTTCTGTCCATAGGTTATTCCACTTGTCATTGGTGCCATGTCATGGGGCGGGAATCGTTTGAGGATCAGGGCGTAGCCGGAATATTGAACCGATCGTTCGTCTCCGTCAAGGTGGACCGGGAGGAACGCCCGGATGTGGATGCGGTCTATATGGCAATATGTCAGGCATTGACAGGACAGGGAGGATGGCCCCTCACTCTCCTTTTGGATACGAAAAAGCGGCCGTTTTACGCCGCGACTTATTTGCCGAAAAACAGCCGGTACGGGATGACCGGGCTGACAGAACTGCTGTTAAAAGTATCGGAATTGTGGAAGACTTCCCGAAATCGGCTGCTGGAGAGTGGCGAACAGATTGTGGAAGCGATGCGGGAACAGGATAGAACGGGATATGTACAGGAGCCGGAGAAAAATCTGCTTTATGAGGCGTTCAGTGCCTTTGCACATTCCTATGACAGCCGATTCGGCGGCTTTGGAGAAGCACCGAAATTTCCGGCGGCACATAATCTTCTGTTTTTGCTGCGGTATGCGAAGGAAGAAAATCCCGCAGCAAGTGAAATGGTACTGCACACACTGGATGGTATGTATCGGGGCGGGCTGTTCGATCATATTGGCGGCGGATTTTCACGCTACTCCAGCGATGAAAAATGGCTGGTCCCGCATTTTGAAAAAACACTCTATGATAACGCACTGCTTGTAATGGCATATCTGGATGCTTACACCCAGACCAAAGAGTCTCTTTATACGCATATCGTAAGGAAAACATTGGATTATGTCTCACGGGAGCTGACCGCTCCGGAGGGCGGATTTTACTGCGGGCAGGATGCCGACAGCGATGGCGAAGAAGGAAAGTATTATTTGTTCATCCCGCAGGAGATATTGAATATTTTAGGCGAAAACCGCGGCAGGAGGTTTTGCGAGTGGTTTGGTATAACGGAACAGGGCAACTTCGAGGGAAAGAATATTCTCAATTTGGTGGAAAATGCGAACTACAGGGAAATTAACCCGACGATGGACCGCTGCTGCGAGAAATTGCTGTCCTACCGTGCCAGGCGGACATTTCTGCATAAGGATGATAAATGCCTGACTTCCTGGAACGCACTGATGATCACGGCCTATGTAAAAGCATATCTTATCCTGGAAGAGAATCAGTATCTCGATACTGCGCAAAAGGCGGAACGATTTCTTGAGGAAAAGCTTTCCCGGGACGATAAGCTGTTTGTGCGCTGGCGTGAAGGCGTAAGTGCCGGATACGGCAAGCTGGAAGACTATGCGTTCGTGGTTTGGGCGGAGCTGATGCTGTATCAGGCGATTTTCGATATCCGGTATCTTAAAAAGGCGGTCCGGTTCGCCGATACCATGTGCGACCGGTTTTTTGACGATACGGAAGGAGGTTTTTATCTATATGCCAGGGATGACGAGCGGCTCATCCTTCGCCCAAAGGAAACTTACGACGGTGCGATGCCGTCGGGTAATTCCATTGCGGCTTATGTGCTTGGTAAGCTTTTCAAAATCACGGGAGAAGAAAAATGGCGGGAGCGTTCCCAGAAGCAGCTCCGATATCTTGCAGGCTCGTCGGGTTGGTATCCAGCGGGTCATGGATTCGCCATGCAGGCTTTTATGGATGCACTGAATCCCTCTCAGGAGCTGATCGCATTGTCGCCGGAGCAGGAAGATCTCAGGAAGCTTCGTAAACTGGTGGCTGCAAAGCCAAATCTTACAGTCGTGGTAAAATCTCCGGAGAATGGACAGGAACTCGCGGAACTCTCGCCCTATACAAAAGAATACCCAGTCACGGCAGGACATCCACAGTTTTATTTGTGCAGCGGAAATTCCTGTGCCGCATCGGTAGATACACTGCAAGCGCTAAAGTGGTGA
- the abc-f gene encoding ABC-F type ribosomal protection protein, translating into MIELSGNNLTKYYAANKIFEHISFTVQTGERVGLIGQNGCGKTTLLKILMGTEEVQGGEVSIRKNARLGCLEQIPVYDDTVRALDVMESAFESVREIKKQMRLLEKRMKQPETAGLEKALQTYGRLGEEYERNGGYESETRIARVASGFQITDSLKNRGFNRLSGGERTRVMLAKLLLEEPDILLLDEPTNHLDLETIQWLEGFLREYKGTVLVISHDRWFLDHVVGKIIELEFDRANIYRGNYSYYTVEKERRFLIDYRNYVNQQKKIQRMERQIQRYRIWGEMRDSEKMFKKAKELEKRLEKMGTPEKPVLENQRIRLRQTEAERSGKIVLELKNISKSFGNKPLLEDVNLTVFYQDSVCVMGRNGTGKTTLLKMILGESEPDSGTVTIGSRVKIGYLPQNAAFEEEESTVLEYFARLHNIPYGEARSQLAKTLFRNEQVNKKIGSLSGGEKSRLKLCSLTYAGVNLLILDEPTNHLDIESREVLEETLAEFDGTLLFVSHDRYFIDRLADRIVVIEDRGTHVVNGDYTYYAEECRKSRQNTSRAEGKDTEDTNPEGGTE; encoded by the coding sequence ATGATTGAGCTGAGTGGCAACAATTTGACGAAATACTATGCCGCCAACAAAATATTCGAACATATCAGCTTTACGGTCCAAACCGGGGAGAGAGTGGGTTTGATCGGACAGAACGGATGCGGCAAAACCACCCTTCTGAAGATCCTCATGGGAACCGAGGAGGTTCAGGGCGGCGAGGTGAGCATCCGCAAAAATGCCAGGCTGGGCTGCCTGGAACAGATCCCCGTATATGACGACACCGTGCGGGCTCTGGATGTCATGGAGTCCGCGTTTGAAAGCGTCCGGGAAATCAAAAAGCAGATGCGGCTTCTGGAGAAGCGGATGAAGCAGCCGGAAACCGCCGGATTGGAAAAAGCACTCCAAACATACGGCAGGCTCGGTGAAGAGTATGAGCGAAACGGCGGGTACGAATCGGAAACCAGAATTGCCAGGGTGGCTAGCGGATTTCAGATCACCGATTCCTTGAAAAATAGGGGTTTCAATCGTCTCAGCGGCGGGGAGAGAACCAGGGTCATGCTGGCAAAGCTGCTGTTGGAAGAACCGGACATACTGCTTCTGGACGAACCGACCAACCATCTGGATCTGGAAACCATCCAATGGCTGGAAGGTTTCCTGCGGGAATACAAGGGCACTGTACTGGTGATTTCTCATGACCGCTGGTTCCTGGATCATGTCGTGGGGAAAATCATCGAACTGGAGTTTGACCGGGCAAATATCTACCGGGGCAATTACAGTTACTATACGGTAGAAAAAGAACGCCGGTTTCTGATCGATTATCGAAATTATGTAAATCAGCAGAAGAAAATCCAGCGGATGGAGCGCCAGATCCAAAGATATCGGATCTGGGGAGAAATGCGGGACAGCGAAAAGATGTTCAAAAAGGCGAAGGAGCTGGAAAAGCGTCTGGAAAAGATGGGAACCCCGGAAAAGCCGGTATTGGAAAACCAAAGGATCCGTCTGCGCCAGACCGAAGCGGAACGGAGCGGAAAAATCGTACTGGAGCTGAAAAACATCAGCAAGTCCTTCGGGAACAAGCCTTTGCTCGAAGATGTCAATCTGACGGTTTTTTACCAGGACAGCGTCTGCGTCATGGGCAGAAACGGTACGGGAAAAACCACCCTGCTGAAAATGATTCTGGGAGAGTCGGAACCGGACAGCGGCACGGTAACCATCGGCTCCCGGGTCAAAATCGGATATCTGCCGCAAAACGCGGCCTTTGAGGAGGAGGAATCCACCGTATTGGAGTACTTCGCCCGCCTCCACAATATCCCCTATGGGGAGGCCCGGTCCCAGCTGGCCAAAACCCTGTTCCGGAACGAGCAGGTCAACAAGAAGATCGGCTCCCTGTCCGGCGGCGAAAAGAGCAGGCTGAAGCTATGCTCCCTTACCTATGCCGGCGTGAATCTGCTCATCCTGGACGAACCCACCAACCACCTGGATATCGAATCCCGGGAGGTTCTGGAGGAAACCCTGGCGGAATTCGACGGGACGCTTCTCTTTGTTTCCCATGACCGGTATTTCATCGACAGGCTGGCGGACCGGATCGTCGTCATAGAGGACCGCGGTACACATGTCGTCAACGGGGATTATACCTATTACGCGGAGGAATGCCGGAAATCCCGGCAGAATACTTCCCGGGCGGAAGGCAAAGACACAGAAGACACCAACCCTGAAGGCGGTACCGAATAG